CGCGGGCCGGCCGGATAACCGCAAGAAGACGCTACGCAGGTTGTCCTCCATATCCACGGTGCCCATTCGGCCTAAGCTGAGCTCCAGGCGCTGTCCAGCCTCCGGCTTTTCCAAGAGTCGCCCGTCCCTACCGATGCGCATGCCCACGTGCTTGCCAACCAGCTCTGTGACGTCGGGAGTGATCTCCCCCATGGGCGACTTGATCTGGACGAAAAGGGAATCGATGCAGAAATCGATAAGGGCTGACCCGTCTTTGTACACCTGCTGGGTCGTGACGGTGAGACGCAGGCGCGAGGTCGTCTCGCTCTGGAAGCTCTGCCCCATGGTCTCGATGGCTTGCTTAGAGCGGCTCTCAACGGCGTAGGTGAGGACCCTTCCCTTGTGCCAACGATAAGAGAGTTCGTTCCTCGTGGCGGCTGGTTTTTGGCCCGCACACCCACCCACCAGAAGCATTGCCGTCAGCGAGGCTACCAAGCCTCGACCGACACCCGATGGACACGGTATCCGCTTCATTTTGCTCCTCCTCGGATGGACGTTCGACGATGCGCCTCGGGTCCCCCATGCAACGCGCTCAACGCAGCATGAAGCTTGCGATGCCCAGATAGATCGCAGTCCCAACGATGTCGGCAAGGGTGGTTACGAGGGGTGTACTGGCTGTGGCCGGATCCTTCTTGAGCTTGGAGAAGATGAAGGGGAGCAGTACGCCGATCAAACTGCCGACGATCACGTTGATGATCATGGTCAGCACTACGACCAGGGCCACATGGGCGCTTCCGCCCCGAAAGATGCCCATGAAAGAGATTCCCAATCCCATCGTCAGCCCGAGAGCCCCGGCCACGAAAAGCTCTCTTCCGAGCAGGTAAATCCAGTCCCGCATCTCCACCGTACCGAGGGCCATGGCTCGAATGACGAGGGTTGCCGACTGCGAGCCGGCGTTCCCGGCGGTGTCGACCAGGACCGGCAGAAATGTCACCAGCACGACGTAGCGGGCGATGGTGCTCTCGAAGCCCTGAATGATGCCCCCGGTCACCATATCCATTACGAGGAGCAGGAAAAGCCAGGTGATCCGGCTTCGGTACAGCTTGGTGAGGGGAACTTCCTTGATCTTCGTGATGAAGTCGAGATCTACAGGCGGGGCTTCGATGGCGGACAGCTTTGTGAAATCCTCCGTCTGTTCCTCTTGGAGAACGTCTACCATGTCGTCGACCGTCACAATGCCGAGGAGCTTCCCCTTACTGTCGGTCACGGGAAGGCAGATGAGGTCGTATTTCTCCATCAGCCGCACGGCCTCTTCTTGGTCCGCTTCCGCCACGATGGACACCACGCTGTGGTCCATAATGGCTTCCACGCGCTCTTCGGGGTGGGCCAGAATGAAGCGCCGGATGGGTATGTCGTCCAGCAGGAAACCGTTATCGTCGACCACGTAGATGACGTCGATGGTCTCGGCGTCGCGCCCGTTCCGCCGGATGTGCTCAAGAGCCTGGCCGATGGTCCAGGAGGGCTTCACGGCGACGTAGTCAGGCGTGAGAAGTCTTCCGACGCTGTTCTCGGGAAAGGCGAGGAGCTCGAGGGCTTCTTTGCGATCTTCCGGGGTGAGGACTTGCAGGATGCGGTGGGCCAGCTCTTCCGGCAGCTCCTCGAGCAACTCCGTCCGGTCGTCCGGCTTGATCTCCGAGAGGAAGGCCTTGGCCTCCGCGTCCGACAGGCGTTCCAGAAGGGTCTGCTGGAGCCCGACGTCCAGCTTGGCGAAGGCCTCCGACTGAAGCTCCGGAGGCAAGAGGCGGAAAAGGGTCAGTGCGTCTTCCAGTTCAATCTCGGTCAGCAGGTCAGCGATATCGATCGGCTCCCAAGACGAGACGACATCCGTCAGAGTGTCCCAGTCCCGTTTGCGGATCGCTTCCTTGATCTCTGGCATCAGCAGCTTGACAACCGGGTTCCATTCCATGCCCTCTTCCTCAAACTGCGCTTGGAGGTGGACGCCTGACCCCTACACTTGCCCACAATTCCTGGAGTTGTCTTTGGCTGCCATTCCGCCAGTCCAACCGTTCTGACTCAGAACATGCCCTGGGAAAACCGTTGGCTTTTTCCCGGGCGCCAGCCCGCCTATCCGACCAGGTCCACGGGGCGCGGGGTACCGCGCCTTTCCTACGGGCCGCTCGCTGATTCGGCCTCGGGTCGCGCCTCCGAAGTCGCTTGGA
The nucleotide sequence above comes from candidate division KSB1 bacterium. Encoded proteins:
- the mgtE gene encoding magnesium transporter, whose translation is MEWNPVVKLLMPEIKEAIRKRDWDTLTDVVSSWEPIDIADLLTEIELEDALTLFRLLPPELQSEAFAKLDVGLQQTLLERLSDAEAKAFLSEIKPDDRTELLEELPEELAHRILQVLTPEDRKEALELLAFPENSVGRLLTPDYVAVKPSWTIGQALEHIRRNGRDAETIDVIYVVDDNGFLLDDIPIRRFILAHPEERVEAIMDHSVVSIVAEADQEEAVRLMEKYDLICLPVTDSKGKLLGIVTVDDMVDVLQEEQTEDFTKLSAIEAPPVDLDFITKIKEVPLTKLYRSRITWLFLLLVMDMVTGGIIQGFESTIARYVVLVTFLPVLVDTAGNAGSQSATLVIRAMALGTVEMRDWIYLLGRELFVAGALGLTMGLGISFMGIFRGGSAHVALVVVLTMIINVIVGSLIGVLLPFIFSKLKKDPATASTPLVTTLADIVGTAIYLGIASFMLR